A region from the Mycobacterium heidelbergense genome encodes:
- a CDS encoding carboxymuconolactone decarboxylase family protein codes for MTPPLGQARVPRLPLDEAKAAADEAAVPDYMAELSIFQVLLNHPALARAVNDLLATMLWHGSLDPRLRELVIMRIGWLTACDYEWTQHWRVASRLGVSAEDLLAVRDWQGYDGFGPTERAVLAATDDVVRDGAVSAASWAACARELQGDTTVLIELVTAIGAWRMVASVVRSLDVPLEEGVAGWPPDGRSP; via the coding sequence ATGACCCCACCTCTTGGGCAAGCCCGGGTCCCCCGGCTGCCGCTCGACGAGGCCAAGGCCGCCGCCGACGAGGCCGCGGTGCCCGACTACATGGCCGAGCTCAGCATCTTCCAAGTGCTGCTGAACCATCCGGCGCTGGCGCGCGCCGTCAACGACCTGCTGGCCACCATGCTGTGGCACGGTTCACTCGACCCGCGCTTGCGCGAGTTGGTGATCATGCGGATCGGCTGGCTCACAGCGTGCGACTACGAGTGGACGCAGCACTGGCGGGTCGCGTCACGGCTGGGTGTGAGCGCCGAGGATCTGCTGGCCGTGCGCGATTGGCAGGGATATGACGGGTTCGGGCCCACCGAGCGGGCGGTGCTGGCGGCCACCGACGACGTGGTGCGTGACGGCGCGGTAAGCGCCGCGAGCTGGGCCGCCTGCGCGCGCGAATTACAAGGCGACACAACGGTTCTCATCGAGCTCGTCACCGCCATCGGCGCGTGGCGGATGGTCGCGTCGGTGGTGCGCAGCCTCGATGTGCCGTTGGAAGAGGGGGTGGCCGGCTGGCCGCCGGACGGCCGCTCGCCCTAG
- the pks2 gene encoding sulfolipid-1 biosynthesis phthioceranic/hydroxyphthioceranic acid synthase — MDKAGVTPVAVIGMACRLPGGIDSPDLFWEALLRGDDLVKEIPADRWDVDYYYDPEPGVPGRSVCKWGSFLDNVGDFDPEFFGITEKEATAMDPQHRLLMETAWEAMEHAGLTKETIAEETGVFIGLNYGDYQFVHAATDAFDGPYGNPGTISCMASGRVSYALGLHGPAVTVDTACSSGLFAIHQACRSLSQGESKLAFAGGVNVMMEPRRSASASAGGMLSGTGHCHAFDVKADGFVSGEGCVVLLLKRLTDAQRDGDRILAVVRGTAANQDGHTMNIAMPSGEAQAAVYRAALVAAGVDAGTVGMVEAHGTGTPVGDPIEYASLAEVYGIDNPCVLGASKTNFGHTQAAAGALGLMKAVLSVQHGVVPKNLHFETLPDEMARIDTGLFVPQEITPWPLSGGQPRRAAVSAYGISGTNVHAIVEQAPKPLSPNGAATRPDRDGTLLFPLSSSSADGLRDTAGRLADWVEARSSELATPDLAYTLARRRGHRSVRTAVLAASNAELVEALREVADGDAIYQEVVGQEERAPVWVFSGQGSQWAEMGADLLANEPAFAATIAEIEPLIAAESGFSVTEALTAPEKVAGIDRVQPTLFAMQVALAATMKSYGVRPGAVIGHSMGESAAAVVAGALSLEDGARVICRRSRLMTKIAGAGAMASVELPAQQVLSELMARGVNDAVVAVVASPQSTVIGGATETVRELVAAWEQREVLAREVAVDVASHSPQVDPILDELYDVLAEIEPLTPEVPYYSATSFDPREEPYCDANYWVDNLRHTVRFSAAVQAALEDGYRVFAELSPHPLLTHAVDQTARSLDMTVAALAAMRREQPLPHGLRDLLRDLYATGATVDFSVLFPGGHLLDAPLPAWTHRTLLLSRDGHSSRALRSSVAVHPLMGQHVRLPEEPERHVWQAEIGTATLPWLADHQVHGTATLPGAAYCEMALAAARTVFGEASGVRDVRFEQMLMLDDETQISLTATAETPGSLAFAVETNEDGVQARRAAAVLHAVTDEEHPTAQDIEGLLAAHPSRLEGADLRDALDLCGIQYGPAFTGLAAAHTAEGTGTTVLAEIGLPSVIRTQQTSYGVHPALLDACFQSVAAHPSVANASLGGLLLPLGVRELLVHGPVHTARYCYSRVTAATGGAVDADLDVLDKHGTVLLTVRGLQMGTGISPSGERARVMAERLLTVEWQQRQLPDVAAAEAGAWLLVSTSDAADLVAAAFTDAMKLHEAECTTLSWPARADHSAVAGRLRGEIEKGGYAGVVVLTEPKNGNPDDESAVRGGDYVHHLVRIARELPEIEGKSPRLYLVTRNAQKVLSEDVPNLDQGGLRGLLRVIGSEHPHLHTTHIDVDEQTGAEQVVRQLVSAGPGEDETAWRNDEWYTARLCPSPLRPEERHNTVAVHDSDGMRMQIRTPGDLQTMEFAAFDRVPPGPGQIEVAVTASSINFADVLNAFGRYQSLDNILPQLGTDFAGVVTAVGPDVTNHKVGDRVGGMSPNGCWATFVTCDARLATTLPDGLTEAQAAAVTTAHATAWYGLNDLARIGAGDKVLIHSGTGGVGQAAIAIARAAGAEIFATAGSEQRRQLLRDMGVEHVYDSRSVAFADQIRADTDGYGVDVVLNSVTGAAQLAGLKLLALGGRFVEIGKRDIYGDTKLGLFPFRRNLAFWGVDLGLMSVSHPQQVSEILATVYRLTADGALPMPESTHYPLAEAATAIRVMSAAEHTGKLILDIPQAGRSSVVLPPEQAPVFRRDGSYVITGGLGGLGLFLAEKMAAAGAGRIVLTSRSEPTLKALETIELVRSIGSDVVVECGDIATAEAAERLVATATATGLPLRGVLHAAAVVEDATVTNITDELIDRDWAPKVYGAWNLHQATADQPLDWFCLFSSAAALLGSPGQGAYAAANSWLDAFAHWRRAQGLPATAIAWGAWGEIGRGAGFAEGSGAAITPDEGAYAFEALLRHDRAYTGYSPLIGTPWIASFAERSKFLEMFKSAGEKRSGSSKLRAELAELPLDEWPTRLRRLLSEQIGLILRRNIDPDHPLSEYGLDSLGNLELRTHIEAQTGVRITSADITTVRGLADHLFDKLAPKEEAPA, encoded by the coding sequence GTGGATAAGGCAGGCGTCACTCCGGTCGCCGTCATTGGGATGGCATGCCGGCTGCCCGGGGGAATCGACTCCCCTGACCTCTTTTGGGAAGCGTTGCTCCGCGGCGACGACCTTGTCAAGGAGATTCCCGCCGACCGCTGGGACGTCGACTACTACTACGACCCCGAACCGGGTGTGCCCGGCCGGTCGGTGTGCAAGTGGGGCTCCTTCCTCGACAACGTCGGCGACTTCGACCCCGAGTTCTTCGGCATCACCGAAAAAGAAGCGACGGCGATGGACCCGCAGCACCGGTTGCTGATGGAAACCGCTTGGGAAGCCATGGAACACGCCGGTCTCACCAAGGAGACCATCGCCGAGGAAACGGGCGTTTTCATCGGATTGAACTACGGCGACTACCAATTCGTGCACGCCGCCACCGATGCCTTCGACGGACCGTACGGAAACCCCGGGACCATCTCCTGCATGGCGTCCGGTCGGGTCTCCTACGCGCTCGGGCTGCACGGTCCCGCGGTCACCGTAGACACCGCCTGCTCGTCCGGCCTGTTCGCGATCCACCAGGCCTGCCGCAGCCTCAGCCAGGGTGAGAGCAAGCTCGCGTTCGCCGGCGGCGTCAACGTGATGATGGAACCGCGCAGGTCCGCCTCGGCCTCGGCGGGGGGGATGCTGTCGGGCACCGGGCACTGCCATGCGTTCGACGTCAAAGCGGACGGCTTCGTATCCGGCGAGGGCTGCGTGGTGCTGTTGCTCAAGCGCCTGACCGATGCCCAGCGGGACGGCGACCGGATCCTGGCCGTCGTGCGCGGCACGGCCGCCAACCAGGACGGCCACACCATGAACATCGCGATGCCGTCGGGCGAGGCGCAGGCCGCGGTCTACCGCGCCGCGCTCGTCGCGGCGGGCGTGGATGCCGGCACCGTCGGCATGGTCGAGGCGCACGGCACGGGCACCCCGGTCGGTGACCCGATCGAATACGCCAGTCTCGCCGAGGTATACGGCATCGACAACCCGTGCGTGCTCGGCGCCTCGAAGACCAACTTTGGACACACCCAGGCGGCCGCCGGTGCGCTGGGGTTGATGAAAGCCGTCCTCTCCGTCCAGCACGGCGTGGTCCCCAAGAACCTGCACTTCGAAACCCTGCCCGACGAGATGGCCCGGATTGACACCGGATTGTTTGTGCCGCAGGAGATTACGCCCTGGCCGCTGAGCGGCGGGCAACCGCGGCGCGCGGCGGTGTCGGCGTACGGAATATCCGGGACGAACGTCCACGCCATCGTCGAGCAGGCCCCCAAGCCCCTCTCCCCCAACGGCGCGGCCACCAGGCCGGACCGCGACGGCACGCTGCTGTTCCCGCTGTCGTCCTCGTCTGCAGACGGCCTGCGGGACACCGCCGGACGGCTGGCCGACTGGGTCGAGGCACGTTCCTCGGAACTGGCGACGCCGGATCTGGCCTACACGCTCGCCCGCCGGCGCGGGCACCGTTCCGTGCGGACCGCCGTGTTGGCCGCCAGCAACGCCGAACTCGTGGAGGCACTGCGCGAGGTCGCCGACGGCGACGCCATCTACCAGGAAGTGGTGGGCCAGGAGGAACGCGCTCCGGTCTGGGTGTTCTCCGGACAGGGTTCGCAGTGGGCCGAGATGGGCGCGGACCTGCTGGCGAACGAGCCCGCGTTCGCGGCGACCATCGCCGAGATCGAGCCGCTGATCGCCGCCGAATCCGGCTTCTCGGTGACCGAGGCGCTGACCGCGCCCGAGAAGGTGGCCGGCATCGACCGGGTGCAGCCGACGCTGTTCGCCATGCAGGTCGCGCTGGCGGCCACGATGAAGTCCTACGGGGTCCGCCCCGGCGCGGTCATCGGCCATTCGATGGGCGAGTCCGCGGCGGCCGTCGTCGCCGGGGCGCTGTCCCTCGAGGACGGGGCGCGGGTCATCTGCCGCCGCTCGCGGCTGATGACCAAGATCGCCGGCGCCGGCGCGATGGCATCGGTGGAACTGCCTGCCCAGCAAGTGCTTTCGGAGCTGATGGCGCGCGGCGTCAACGACGCCGTGGTCGCGGTGGTGGCCTCCCCGCAATCCACCGTGATCGGCGGAGCCACCGAGACGGTCCGCGAATTGGTGGCGGCGTGGGAGCAGCGCGAGGTGCTGGCCCGCGAGGTGGCCGTCGACGTGGCATCGCACTCGCCGCAGGTCGATCCGATCCTCGACGAGCTGTACGACGTGCTGGCGGAGATCGAGCCGCTGACCCCGGAGGTGCCGTACTACTCGGCCACCTCGTTCGACCCGCGCGAGGAGCCGTACTGCGACGCCAACTACTGGGTCGACAACCTGCGCCACACGGTGCGGTTCTCGGCGGCCGTGCAGGCGGCGCTGGAAGACGGCTACCGCGTCTTCGCGGAGCTGTCACCGCACCCGCTGCTGACCCACGCCGTCGACCAGACCGCCCGAAGCCTCGACATGACGGTGGCGGCCCTCGCCGCCATGCGCCGCGAGCAACCGCTGCCGCACGGGCTGCGCGACCTGTTGAGGGACCTGTACGCCACGGGCGCCACGGTCGACTTCTCCGTGCTGTTCCCGGGCGGCCACCTGCTCGACGCCCCGCTGCCCGCCTGGACCCACCGGACATTGCTGCTGAGCCGCGACGGTCACAGCTCCCGCGCGCTGCGCTCCAGCGTCGCGGTGCACCCGCTGATGGGTCAGCACGTGCGCCTGCCCGAGGAGCCCGAGCGCCACGTGTGGCAGGCCGAGATCGGCACCGCGACGCTGCCCTGGCTGGCCGACCACCAGGTGCACGGCACGGCCACCCTGCCGGGCGCAGCCTACTGCGAGATGGCGCTGGCCGCGGCCCGCACCGTCTTCGGCGAGGCATCCGGCGTGCGCGACGTCCGCTTCGAGCAGATGCTGATGCTCGATGACGAAACCCAAATCAGCCTCACCGCAACCGCGGAGACGCCCGGTTCCCTCGCATTCGCGGTGGAAACCAACGAGGACGGCGTGCAGGCGCGCCGCGCGGCCGCGGTGTTGCATGCCGTGACCGACGAGGAGCACCCGACCGCGCAGGACATCGAGGGCCTGCTGGCCGCGCACCCGAGCCGTCTGGAGGGCGCCGACCTTCGCGACGCCCTGGACCTGTGCGGCATTCAGTACGGTCCCGCGTTCACCGGCCTGGCCGCCGCGCACACCGCCGAAGGGACCGGCACCACGGTGCTGGCCGAGATCGGGCTGCCCAGCGTGATCCGCACGCAACAAACCAGCTACGGCGTGCATCCTGCGCTGCTCGACGCCTGCTTCCAGTCCGTTGCCGCTCATCCCAGTGTGGCCAACGCCAGCCTCGGCGGCCTGCTGCTGCCGCTGGGCGTCCGCGAGCTGCTCGTCCACGGCCCCGTCCACACGGCCCGCTACTGCTACTCGCGGGTGACCGCGGCGACCGGTGGCGCCGTCGACGCCGACCTCGACGTCCTGGACAAGCACGGCACCGTCCTGCTGACCGTCCGCGGCCTGCAGATGGGCACCGGCATCTCGCCGAGCGGCGAGCGGGCCCGCGTGATGGCCGAGCGGCTGCTGACCGTCGAATGGCAGCAACGGCAGCTGCCCGACGTGGCCGCCGCCGAGGCCGGGGCGTGGCTACTGGTCAGCACCTCCGACGCCGCCGATCTGGTGGCGGCCGCGTTCACCGACGCGATGAAGCTGCACGAGGCGGAATGCACCACGCTGTCCTGGCCCGCGCGGGCCGACCATTCGGCCGTCGCCGGGCGACTGCGCGGCGAGATCGAAAAGGGCGGGTACGCCGGCGTGGTGGTGCTCACCGAGCCGAAGAACGGCAACCCGGACGACGAAAGTGCCGTTCGCGGCGGCGATTACGTCCACCACCTGGTCCGCATCGCGCGCGAACTGCCGGAGATCGAGGGCAAGTCGCCCCGGCTTTACCTGGTGACGCGGAACGCCCAGAAGGTGTTGTCGGAGGACGTTCCGAACCTCGATCAGGGCGGGCTGCGTGGGTTGCTGCGGGTGATCGGCTCGGAGCATCCGCACCTGCACACCACTCACATCGACGTGGACGAGCAGACCGGCGCCGAGCAGGTGGTGCGCCAGCTGGTGTCGGCGGGTCCGGGAGAAGACGAGACGGCGTGGCGCAACGACGAGTGGTACACGGCGCGCTTGTGCCCGTCACCGCTGCGTCCCGAGGAGCGGCACAACACCGTCGCGGTCCACGACAGCGATGGCATGCGCATGCAGATCCGCACGCCGGGTGACCTGCAGACGATGGAGTTCGCCGCGTTCGACCGCGTCCCGCCCGGTCCGGGGCAGATCGAGGTGGCGGTCACCGCGTCGAGCATCAACTTCGCCGACGTGCTCAACGCGTTCGGCCGCTACCAGAGCCTGGACAACATCCTGCCGCAGCTGGGCACCGATTTCGCCGGCGTGGTCACGGCCGTCGGCCCCGACGTCACCAACCACAAGGTCGGCGATCGCGTCGGCGGGATGTCCCCCAACGGGTGCTGGGCCACGTTCGTCACCTGCGATGCGCGCCTGGCCACCACGCTGCCCGACGGGCTGACCGAGGCCCAGGCCGCGGCGGTGACCACCGCGCACGCCACCGCCTGGTACGGACTCAACGACCTGGCCCGCATCGGGGCCGGCGACAAGGTGCTGATCCACTCCGGCACCGGCGGTGTCGGGCAGGCCGCGATCGCGATCGCCCGCGCCGCGGGGGCGGAGATCTTCGCCACCGCGGGGAGCGAGCAGCGCCGACAGTTGTTGCGCGACATGGGCGTTGAGCACGTCTACGACTCGCGCAGCGTGGCGTTCGCGGACCAGATCCGCGCCGACACCGACGGCTACGGCGTCGACGTCGTGCTGAACTCGGTGACCGGGGCCGCCCAGTTGGCCGGGCTCAAGCTGCTGGCGCTCGGTGGGCGGTTTGTCGAGATCGGCAAGCGCGACATCTACGGCGACACCAAGCTGGGCCTGTTCCCGTTCCGGCGCAACCTCGCCTTCTGGGGCGTGGACTTGGGCTTGATGTCGGTCAGCCACCCCCAGCAGGTCAGCGAAATCCTGGCCACGGTGTACCGGTTGACCGCCGACGGCGCGCTGCCGATGCCGGAGAGCACCCACTACCCACTGGCCGAGGCGGCCACGGCGATTCGGGTGATGAGCGCGGCCGAGCACACCGGCAAGCTCATCCTCGACATCCCCCAGGCCGGTCGCAGCAGCGTGGTGTTGCCCCCCGAGCAGGCGCCGGTGTTCCGCCGCGACGGCTCCTACGTCATCACCGGCGGCCTCGGCGGCCTCGGGCTGTTCCTGGCCGAGAAGATGGCCGCCGCCGGCGCGGGCCGCATCGTGTTGACCTCGCGCTCGGAGCCGACGCTCAAGGCCCTCGAGACCATCGAACTGGTCCGCTCGATCGGCTCGGACGTGGTGGTCGAATGCGGTGACATCGCCACGGCCGAGGCCGCGGAACGGTTGGTGGCCACCGCGACCGCGACCGGGTTGCCGCTGCGCGGTGTGCTGCACGCCGCCGCGGTGGTCGAGGACGCCACCGTGACCAACATCACCGACGAGCTCATCGACCGCGACTGGGCCCCCAAGGTGTATGGCGCGTGGAACCTGCACCAGGCCACCGCGGATCAACCGCTGGACTGGTTCTGCTTGTTCTCCTCGGCGGCCGCCCTGCTGGGCTCGCCCGGCCAGGGCGCCTACGCCGCGGCCAACAGCTGGCTGGACGCCTTCGCCCACTGGCGACGCGCCCAGGGCCTACCCGCCACCGCCATCGCGTGGGGCGCCTGGGGCGAGATCGGCCGCGGCGCCGGGTTTGCCGAAGGCAGCGGCGCGGCGATCACCCCCGACGAGGGCGCCTACGCGTTCGAGGCGCTGCTGCGCCACGACCGCGCGTACACGGGCTACAGCCCGCTCATCGGGACACCGTGGATCGCGTCCTTCGCGGAACGCAGCAAGTTCCTCGAGATGTTCAAGTCCGCCGGTGAAAAGCGTTCGGGTTCAAGCAAACTGCGCGCCGAGTTGGCCGAGCTGCCGCTCGACGAGTGGCCGACCCGGCTCCGGCGCCTGCTCTCCGAGCAGATCGGTCTGATCCTGCGTCGCAACATCGATCCGGACCATCCGCTTTCCGAGTACGGCCTCGACTCGCTCGGCAACCTGGAATTGCGCACTCACATCGAGGCGCAGACGGGGGTACGCATCACCTCTGCGGACATCACCACCGTGCGGGGTTTGGCGGATCACCTCTTCGACAAGCTGGCGCCCAAAGAGGAGGCTCCGGCGTAA
- a CDS encoding condensation domain-containing protein codes for MFIGGGSEHDSLRVGNAYDWDPGPGSVVTWQPTPGCAAKARQAPVSPVPPSSMQMGHLRGFVEFRQRGLDYSRAVMGSWDVPGRCDIRAMTYVINAHLRRHATYHSWFEYKDDKNIVRHTLKNPRDIQFVAKEYGVLTQQEWQDHVLATPDPLQWDCFRFGIIQYDDRFALYAVVDHLHCDPMLIAGLYVEILMNYNALLEGKAPVSLPPAASYDDFCMRESQCVSGMTLASPEVRKWIEFAEANGGTLPDFPLPLGDQSIPCGGDVHVERLLGPEQTAQFEALCQQSGARFSGGLFACAALAQYELTGAETYYGLTPTDKRKSPADFMTVGWFTGVVPFTVPVDPSSFAETARAAQASFDENMDLANVPFDRVLELAPWLKRHGPQFTMMSYMDAGLPPLSAIVATALDGVNATAFTDGRSPAYMYSTVFRLFDEVSIMVSYPNNPIARESVTRYTEAMKSVFDRVVAGTFASVPVRVAR; via the coding sequence GTGTTCATAGGTGGAGGCTCTGAGCACGACAGCCTGCGCGTCGGCAACGCCTACGACTGGGATCCGGGTCCGGGGTCGGTCGTGACGTGGCAGCCGACGCCCGGGTGCGCGGCGAAGGCTCGCCAGGCGCCCGTAAGCCCGGTGCCGCCCAGCTCCATGCAGATGGGCCACCTTCGGGGGTTTGTCGAGTTTCGCCAGCGGGGGCTGGACTATTCACGGGCGGTCATGGGTTCCTGGGATGTGCCCGGCCGGTGCGACATCCGCGCCATGACCTACGTCATCAACGCGCACCTTCGCCGGCACGCGACCTACCACAGCTGGTTCGAGTACAAGGACGACAAGAACATCGTCCGGCACACCCTCAAGAACCCCCGCGACATTCAGTTCGTCGCGAAGGAGTACGGCGTGCTGACGCAGCAGGAGTGGCAGGACCACGTGTTGGCCACGCCCGATCCGCTGCAGTGGGATTGCTTCAGGTTCGGCATCATCCAGTACGACGACCGCTTCGCGTTGTATGCGGTCGTCGACCACCTGCACTGCGACCCGATGTTGATCGCGGGCCTGTATGTGGAGATCCTGATGAACTACAACGCCCTGCTGGAGGGCAAGGCGCCCGTGTCGCTGCCGCCGGCGGCCAGCTACGACGATTTCTGCATGCGCGAAAGCCAATGCGTGTCGGGGATGACCCTGGCGTCCCCAGAGGTGCGCAAGTGGATCGAATTCGCCGAAGCCAACGGCGGAACCCTGCCGGACTTCCCACTGCCACTTGGTGATCAATCGATCCCCTGCGGCGGGGACGTCCACGTGGAACGGCTGTTGGGGCCGGAGCAGACCGCTCAGTTCGAGGCCCTGTGCCAGCAGTCGGGTGCCCGGTTCAGCGGTGGGTTGTTCGCGTGCGCGGCTCTGGCCCAGTACGAATTGACCGGCGCGGAAACGTATTACGGGCTCACCCCCACCGACAAGCGCAAGAGCCCGGCGGACTTCATGACGGTGGGCTGGTTCACCGGTGTGGTGCCGTTCACCGTCCCCGTCGACCCGAGCTCGTTCGCCGAAACCGCCCGCGCCGCTCAGGCGTCGTTCGACGAGAACATGGACCTCGCGAACGTGCCGTTCGACCGCGTGCTGGAGCTGGCGCCCTGGCTCAAGAGGCACGGACCGCAGTTCACCATGATGAGCTACATGGACGCGGGCCTTCCTCCCCTGTCGGCGATCGTGGCGACCGCGCTCGACGGCGTCAACGCGACCGCGTTCACCGACGGCAGGAGCCCGGCGTACATGTATTCGACGGTGTTCCGGCTGTTCGACGAGGTCTCGATCATGGTGTCCTACCCGAACAACCCGATCGCCCGGGAGTCCGTGACCCGCTACACCGAAGCGATGAAGTCGGTGTTCGATCGGGTGGTCGCAGGCACCTTCGCGAGCGTGCCCGTCCGCGTAGCCAGGTAA
- a CDS encoding glycosyltransferase, whose product MKFVLAAHGTRGDVEPCATVGVELRRRGHEVRMAVPPNLVDFVESAGVSAVAYGPDTREQIVAVADFTHNAFKVQNPINFVRAGRELFVEGWAEMSRTLTALADGADLLLTGQTYHGVVANVAEYHDIPVAGLHHFPVRVNGQIGLPFLPSPAPVVRTTLKAGWRLYSQITKSEEDAQRRELGLPRATVPAAQRMADGGILEIQAYDQAVFPGLATEWNGRRPFVGALSLELAAHGDDDVASWIAAGKPPIYFGFGSTPVKSPAETVAMIADACAELGERALIYSGADGSGPVPHADHVRLVGQVNYATILPTCQAAVHHGGAGTTAAGLRAGLPTLILWDVADQFIWATQVKRLKVGSAKRLSTITRRSLVAKLREILAPECVARARDIAPRMTKPAVGVATAADLLERAVRVGV is encoded by the coding sequence ATGAAGTTCGTCTTGGCAGCGCATGGGACTCGCGGCGACGTCGAGCCGTGCGCCACGGTTGGTGTGGAGCTTCGGCGCCGGGGACACGAAGTCCGAATGGCGGTGCCGCCCAACCTGGTTGACTTCGTCGAGTCGGCCGGGGTGTCCGCCGTCGCCTACGGGCCGGATACCCGAGAGCAGATCGTCGCGGTCGCGGACTTCACGCACAACGCCTTCAAAGTCCAGAACCCGATCAACTTCGTGCGCGCCGGCAGGGAGCTTTTCGTGGAGGGCTGGGCGGAGATGAGCCGGACGCTCACCGCGCTAGCCGACGGGGCCGACCTGCTGTTGACGGGCCAGACCTACCACGGGGTCGTGGCGAATGTCGCGGAGTACCACGACATTCCGGTGGCCGGGCTGCATCACTTCCCGGTGCGGGTCAACGGCCAGATCGGCCTTCCGTTCCTGCCGTCGCCGGCACCGGTGGTCCGCACAACGTTGAAGGCGGGCTGGCGCCTGTATTCACAGATCACCAAGTCCGAAGAGGACGCGCAACGCCGCGAACTGGGTCTGCCCCGGGCCACGGTCCCCGCGGCGCAACGGATGGCCGACGGCGGCATACTCGAGATCCAGGCCTACGACCAAGCGGTGTTTCCGGGGCTGGCGACCGAATGGAATGGCCGGCGCCCGTTCGTCGGCGCGCTGTCGTTGGAGTTGGCCGCGCACGGCGACGATGATGTCGCCTCCTGGATCGCCGCGGGAAAACCCCCGATTTACTTCGGTTTTGGCAGCACGCCGGTCAAGTCCCCCGCCGAGACGGTGGCCATGATCGCCGACGCCTGCGCGGAGCTGGGCGAACGGGCGTTGATCTATTCCGGCGCCGACGGCTCGGGGCCCGTTCCGCATGCCGACCACGTGCGGCTGGTCGGCCAGGTCAACTACGCGACGATCCTGCCCACTTGCCAGGCGGCCGTCCACCATGGTGGCGCGGGCACCACCGCCGCGGGCCTGCGAGCGGGGCTCCCGACGTTGATCCTGTGGGACGTGGCCGATCAGTTCATCTGGGCGACCCAGGTCAAGCGGCTGAAGGTCGGTTCGGCCAAGCGTCTTTCGACCATAACCCGGAGATCGTTGGTCGCGAAGCTCCGCGAGATCCTCGCCCCCGAGTGCGTGGCCCGGGCGCGCGACATTGCCCCGCGGATGACCAAACCCGCCGTCGGAGTCGCCACCGCCGCCGACCTCTTGGAGCGGGCCGTCCGAGTGGGCGTGTGA